In Nostoc sphaeroides, the genomic window CACAATGCTAGCGTTGAGACTTTGTTAGAACAATTCAATTGAGTGTAAAGTGTAAATGGCAATGCCTACCTCAGCGCTATTTCATTCTCATCTAGCCCGCCTCAGAATGAATTCTGAGTCTAATAGCGAAAGTCATCTGAGGCAAAATATCCCACACCTGCGATGTTGCCTAAAGATGCCAAAGATTTAGCGATCGCCCGCATGGTACAACTGGTAACTGTGAATTCATTACCTGATTAATCTAGAGACGCGAAGTTTCGCGTCTCTACAAAGGTAAATATTTTAAGTAGTCGGACAAAAATATTTACAGTCATTGCGAGCGTTCGCGTTAGCGTCTCGAAGAGAAGCGAAGCAATCCCAGCCCTTGCGATTGCTTCATTCCGCTTCGCTCCATTCGCAATGACATTGTGTAATTAATTCTGTCTGACTACTTACAGCTTGACTTGCTGTAAATGACTGCGGGGATTATAAGTACGTATAGCCCGGATTTTTTCATAATATTCCCGCTCTTGCTGGCTGAGGTCTTTTGGTGGTGCGATCGCCACCTTCACCAGCTGATCGCCACGTCCACCCTTGGGGAGGGGCCAACCTTTGCCACGTAAACGCAGCGATTGACCAGAACGCACTCCTGCTGGTAGCTTGACATTAACTAAACCATCGGGAGTGGGTACATCAATAGATGCTCCTAAAGTAGCTTCATCTGGCGTGATTGGCACTTCGCACACCAAGTTATCGCCTTCCATTTGGAAGAACGAGTGCGGCTGAAGTTCGACTTTTAGGTATAAATCCCCTCGTTGTTGAGTCATGGGGTTGATTTGACCTTTGCCCCGCACGCGCAGACGAGTACCAGGTTTAGCGCCAGATGGGATACGAACATCAATTGTTTCGTTACCTAAACTAAAGCGCTTTTGCACACCATTAAATGCTTCAGCAAAAGTTAGAGCGATCGCAGCTTCACTATCTTGGGAAGTACCC contains:
- a CDS encoding DnaJ C-terminal domain-containing protein is translated as MAATDFKDYYAILGVSKTATQEEIKQAFRKLARKYHPDVNPNNKQAEARFKEVSEAYEVVSDPDKRKKYDQFGQYWKQAGEGFSSGGAGVDMSGFDFSQYGNFDEFINELLGRFGGATPRGGRQSYSQNYSNYSNNYSNNYSYQSSTSGPSGFSSTFNDYGFGDTSTGTSQDSEAAIALTFAEAFNGVQKRFSLGNETIDVRIPSGAKPGTRLRVRGKGQINPMTQQRGDLYLKVELQPHSFFQMEGDNLVCEVPITPDEATLGASIDVPTPDGLVNVKLPAGVRSGQSLRLRGKGWPLPKGGRGDQLVKVAIAPPKDLSQQEREYYEKIRAIRTYNPRSHLQQVKL